The DNA region TGGTCGATACGGCCGAGCGACGAAAGCATACGCATGATCAGCGATTCGCCTGGCATCTCCAGCGAGTAGACCAGCACCACCTTGTCGCTGCGCAACACGGCGTTTTCGACCAGGTTCATGGCGAAGGTGGTCTTACCCATCGACGGACGACCGGCGACGATGATCAGGTCGGCTGGCTGCAGGCCGCTGGTTTTTTCATCCAGATCGGTGTAGCCGGTGGACAGGCCGGTAATCGCGTTATCGCTGTTGAACAGGGTGTCGATGCGGTCGATGGCCTTGGTCAACAGGTCGTTGACGCTGACCGGGCCACCGGTCTTGGGCCGCGCTTCGGCAATCTGGAAGATCTGCCGTTCGGCTTCGTCAAGAATCTCTTCGGCGGTTCGACCTTCCGGGTTGAACGCACTGTCAGCGATTTCGGTACTGATACCGATCAGTTGGCGCAATGTGGCTCGTGCGCGGACAATTTGCGCGTAAGCCTTGATGTTGGCCACGGACGGCGTGTTTTTCGCCAGCTCACTGAGGTAGCCCAGACCGCCGACTTGCGAGGTCTGACCTTCCTTGTCCAGTTGCTCGGCAAGAGTCACTACGTCAATCGGGCTGTTCTGATCGGCCAGCCGGGCAATGGCCCGGAAGATCAGACGGTGGTCATGTCGATAGAAATCACCATCAGAGACTTGATCGAGCACGCGCTCCCAGGCGTTGTTGTCCAGCATCAGACCACCGAGTACAGCCTGTTCGGCCTCGATGGAATGCGGCGGCACCTTGAGGGCAGCGGTTTGCAGATCGTATTGCTCGGGGGCGGAAATATCGTTCATGGCCACTTTAATTCGGAGTTTGCAGAATGGGGATGGCACAAAGACAAAGGGCACGACCTGTAAACAGGATCGTGCCCGATGTTAATCCTCTGACGTCAATGCCGCCAGACGATTACGTGTTGCTTAAGCAGCCACTACGACAACGCGTACGGTCGCTTCTACGTCGCTGTGCAGGTGCACGGCTACGTCGAATTCGCCAACGTTGCGGATAGTGCCGTTCGGCAGACGAACTTCGCTTTTTGCAACTTCAACGCCAGAGGCGGTCAGTGCATCAGCGATGTCGTGGGTGCCGATCGAACCGAACAGCTTGCCTTCGTCACCAGCGGTGGCAGTGATAGTCACTTCCAGCTCAGCCAGTTGGGCAGCGCGAGTTTCGGCAGATGCTTTCTTGTCTGCAGC from Pseudomonas syringae includes:
- the dnaB gene encoding replicative DNA helicase: MNDISAPEQYDLQTAALKVPPHSIEAEQAVLGGLMLDNNAWERVLDQVSDGDFYRHDHRLIFRAIARLADQNSPIDVVTLAEQLDKEGQTSQVGGLGYLSELAKNTPSVANIKAYAQIVRARATLRQLIGISTEIADSAFNPEGRTAEEILDEAERQIFQIAEARPKTGGPVSVNDLLTKAIDRIDTLFNSDNAITGLSTGYTDLDEKTSGLQPADLIIVAGRPSMGKTTFAMNLVENAVLRSDKVVLVYSLEMPGESLIMRMLSSLGRIDQTKVRAGRLDDDDWPRLTSAVNLLNDRKLFIDDTAGISPSEMRARTRRIVREHGEIAMIMIDYLQLMQIPGSSGDNRTNEISEISRSLKALAKEFNCPVIALSQLNRSLEQRPNKRPINSDLRESGAIEQDADVIMFVYRDEVYHPETEHKGIAEIIIGKQRNGPIGTTRLAFIGKYTRFENLAPGSYNFDED
- the rplI gene encoding 50S ribosomal protein L9, producing the protein MQLILLEKVANLGNLGDKVNVKAGYGRNYLLPYGKATAATAANVAAFEERRAELEKLAADKKASAETRAAQLAELEVTITATAGDEGKLFGSIGTHDIADALTASGVEVAKSEVRLPNGTIRNVGEFDVAVHLHSDVEATVRVVVVAA